Proteins co-encoded in one Bombus pyrosoma isolate SC7728 linkage group LG4, ASM1482585v1, whole genome shotgun sequence genomic window:
- the LOC122567180 gene encoding protein toll translates to MIEFSLRYWIILWMVIVATCYAFKGQCPQQYACTCLSSPNGDYEIHCPTDENSAFIINVQQHVFIKTQCRNSPQWTDFHVNDLTFTDDIESIYFRMCTLPTNLSLGEIARRFGVRSVKTLVFESFEQLGPAINRTHLQELPDLQHLTLSSNGLTNLSSDLFADIPQLVWLDLRENRVHLSPGIFKYTPNLEVLELGMNMMGNIEPSILNPLRKLRFLNLWQNKFTEIKPGTFDKLETLNSLDLNGNELTTLPKDIFAKLKNLEALNLFSNNFSSLPEGLLEHNVRLREVNLYANKRNMTTLPNGLFANLKELVTVELRSNGLKEVPADLFRGSFSLNNISLQRNYIESLPKDLFNGLEHLSKLLLNYNELTSLPDEIFLHLKHLVTLDLSKNHLTSISRSIFKSLKSLEYLNMSENKLKVIEDTSFYSLTKLRIAKFSHNYLKFNASINTYPDDFGNKSVFHTCTALQELHLARNNISEIYSDWTIGSLKLRILDLQFNQITQISAENLQFLSNDIKVDLTHNRIKYIYLSTAERLAKFQTNPRNVIIYVENNPIVCNCDLYDFLRYMDGRMHPYVQNFFHIIPGHLKCQSPDWLADIEIVDLRSKKLKCQVSDPCPDECKCWLKRDSKAFLIDCSHKNLTHVPHLTNITTLPSQVFQKLELNLTGNKLTRMSPVAEIGSNNMQISKLLLSDNNIDDISVDELPLNIEVLELHNNNISRLNSDVLQFMNNTSLMTVTLDGNPWICDCDTRDFLNFIQTKVIEIPNSLKITCRDMNVPMLKMTATDLCSTNIIIIIVISVVTAITGLIIGVLAALYYRYQREIKVWLYAHQLCLWLVTEDELDKDKLYDAFISYSHKDEDFIVNELVPKLESGPRPFKLCLHFRDWLAGEWIPTQIARSVQDSRRTVVVLSPNFLESVWGRMEFRAAHSQALSEGRARVILILYGEIGPTDDLDPELKAYLSMNTYVKWGDPWFWDKLRYALPHALPHRLSREVPNPSQLAKYRVCKRFFANPCIQINGEKKDLIYPNGVPETPPAASTPPADSLKAFICDEKNSKEYFENLSPTNNAKLILLPEDLIKHNLLNKVQCTTV, encoded by the exons ATGATCGAATTCTCCCTACGATATTGGATCATCCTCTGGATGGTCATCGTTGCAACGTGTTATGCATTTAAGGGACAATGTCCACAGCAATACGCCTGCACCTGTCTTTCGTCGCCAAACGGGGACTATGAGATACACTGCCCAACAGACGAGAATTCAGCCTTCATCATAAACGTTCAGCAACATGTTTTTATTAAG ACTCAGTGCCGTAATTCACCGCAATGGACCGACTTTCACGTAAACGATTTAACATTCACGGACGACATAGAATCTATATACTTCAGGATGTGCACGTTACCGACGAACCTGAGTCTAGGAGAAATCGCGAGAAGATTCGGCGTACGAAGTGTAAAGACTCTGGTGTTCGAGTCATTTGAACAACTAGGCCCAGCGATCAACAGAACACACCTACAAGAATTACCAGATCTACAACACTTAACTTTATCCAGCAACGGTTTAACCAACCTTAGCAGCGATCTTTTTGCTGATATACCTCAACTAGTCTGGCTCGATTTACGCGAGAACCGCGTACATTTGTCACCTGGAATCTTCAAATATACACCCAATTTAGAGGTGCTCGAATTGGGTATGAATATGATGGGCAACATCGAaccaagtatattaaatccATTAAGGAAACTGCGATTTTTGAATTTATGGCAGAACAAATTTACGGAGATCAAACCAGGTACATTCGACAAGCTCGAGACTCTGAATTCCTTGGACCTGAACGGAAACGAATTGACTACCCTGCCAAAAGATATTTtcgcgaaattgaaaaatctggaggcgttaaatttgttttccaacaatttttcatcgttgcCAGAAGGTCTACTAGAGCATAATGTCAGATTGAGAGAGGTGAATTTGTATgctaataaaagaaacatgaCTACATTGCCGAATGGATTGTTCGCGAATTTGAAGGAACTCGTTACAGTGGAATTAAGAAGCAATGGTTTGAAGGAAGTGCCAGCTGATCTGTTTCGTGGTTCCTTTTCATTGAACAACATTAGCTTGCAGAGAAACTATATTGAATCACTCCCTAAAGACCTCTTTAACGGATTGGAACATCTATCGAAATTGTTACTTAATTACAACGAACTGACGTCACTGCctgatgaaattttcttgcatTTGAAACATTTGGTTACGTTGGATTTATCTAAGAATCATCTTACTTCGATATCTAG ATCTAtctttaaaagtttaaaatcaCTGGAATACCTGAATATgtcagaaaataaattaaaagtgatAGAAGACACGAGTTTCTATTCCTTAACTAAACTACGGATAGCGAAATTCTCTCATAATTACCTTAAATTTAATGCCTCAATTAACACCTATCCAGATGATTTTGGGAATAAATCAGTTTTTCATACTTGTACTGCTTTACAAGAGTTACATTTGGCCAGGAATAATATTTCGGAAATATATAGTGATTGGACCATAGGCAGTTTAAAGCTGCGAATTTTGGATCTCCAATTCAACCAGATAACGCAAATATCG gcCGAAAATCTACAATTTCTATCGAATGATATTAAAGTGGATCTTACACacaatcgaataaaatatatctacttATCTACAGCTGAAAGATTGgcgaaatttcaaacgaatcctcgcaacgtaataatatacgtTGAAAATAATCCTATTGTCTGCAACTGCGATTTATACGACTTTCTTCGTTACATGGATGGAAGAATGCACCCCTACGTACAAAACTTTTTCCATATAATACCGGGACACTTGAAGTGTCAAAGTCCAGACTGGCTTGCAGATATAGAAATAGTAGATTTGAgatcaaagaaattaaagtgtCAAGTATCAGATCCTTGTCCTGACGAGTGCAAATGTTGGTTAAAACGCGACAGTAAAGCATTTCTAATTGATTGTTCGCACAAAAACTTGACACATGTGCCACATTTGACAAACATCACGACATTGCCATCTCAAGTATTTCAGAAACTCGAGTTAAATCTCACAGGCAATAAACTGACCAGAATGTCGCCAGTAGCTGAAATCGGTTCGAATAATATGCAGATATCCAAATTGCTGTTGTCGGACAATAATATCGATGACATATCTGTAGATGAGTTGCCATTGAACATTGAG gTTTTGGAGCTACACAACAATAATATTAGCAGATTGAACTCAGATGTTTTGCAATTCATGAACAATACCTCCTTAATGACAGTGACATTAGACGGAAATCCATGGATATGCGACTGCGACACAAGagattttctcaatttcattcaAACGAAAGTTATAGAAATCCCCAATTCCTTAAAGATTACCTGCAGAGACATGAACGTGCCGATGTTGAAGATGACAGCGACAGATCTTTGTTCcacgaatattataataataatcgtgatCAGCGTGGTCACAGCTATCACTGGTCTAATAATCGGTGTGCTAGCAGCACTATATTACCGATATCAACGAGAAATCAAAGTTTGGCTATACGCACATCAACTTTGCTTGTGGTTAGTAACCGAGGACGAACTGGACAAAGATAAGCTGTACGATGCATTCATAAGTTATTCACATAAAGACGAAGACTTTATCGTGAATGAGTTAGTGCCAAAACTAGAGAGTGGTCCAAGACCGTTCAAACTGTGTCTGCATTTTCGTGATTGGTTAGCTGGAGAGTGGATACCGACACAAATCGCGCGATCCGTTCAGGATTCTAGGCGGACAGTAGTAGTTTTATCACCTAACTTTTTGGAGAGTGTTTGGGGACGAATGGAGTTTAGAGCAGCTCATAGTCAAGCTCTCAGCGAAGGTAGAGCGcgagttattttaattttgtacgGCGAAATTGGTCCTACAGACGATTTGGATCCAGAACTTAAGGCGTATTTGAGTATGAACACATATGTGAAATGGGGTGACCCTTGGTTCTGGGATAAATTGCGATATGCGCTACCACATGCGCTACCACATAGGCTATCGCGTGAGGTACCAAATCCTTCACAATTAGCAAAGTATCGTGTATGTAAAAGATTCTTTGCAAATCCGTGCATACAAATTAACGGCGAGAAGAAAGACCTTATTTATCCGAATGGTGTTCCTGAAACACCCCCTGCAGCGAGCACTCCACCGGCAGATTCTCTTAAAGCATTTATATGCGATGAGAAAAAcagtaaagaatattttgaaaatctgTCTCCAACAAATAACGCCAAGCTCATTCTTTTGCCTGAGGACTTAATAAAGCATAATCTCCTTAATAAGGTACAATGTACCACCGTGTAA
- the LOC122567181 gene encoding TELO2-interacting protein 1 homolog isoform X1: MERLQIQEAFTTLKPLCDSLMKNPNAKSARDIANALPNISDKVIQNLFEYILFPFIIHLPNNTLSKTMKEELVKTTQAIISRTKISKVKYFCELYSCLLIQIYDKSQQSMVIMGHEELKEAVLSCIKTLIHSCFTDVLEIIYTRENASKIGQGILLSMTIGRFEKSGSLRLNAVETVMALCQVDDESNRFDIILQDQVADIIMLFLPGIVSGLQEIAMGSETQGHKLTMIALRAWGRVLTLVMKDKETYQEDDVPSLSDLIKINNENIKPPESFPNMKNQSDLEKHLKSATRNKEWFSACATKLTVLIQQLYTLTRHSHYKVREELIENIHLLLTLCPRNMKPNIMLLIEYLISLSEDEFPVVRDKAEEVLTAININFMRDKNMRSLVELLEENFYNLLTKLPRIIRKSDDNDQLSCLNQIAGYLKLLGEQRLPRVMMSAPHVNRLILALVYVSEIDCSNISLLQVINVKDLDDPAYSYGTHLWRRFKFIQTNECEAKVIAICKYLGEFGDLQIVVDTIFGLMFNAPQHRKELILLLNWIIYVPIKDLSILPIYEEIVEFYINPEFWYPPIETNKDIPLRVAQGNIVQCCLLLEGLGLIATNLKRNYDRLLLKTLYIIIERAGSGHSLISFVGTQTLEQIAKSQEHNTVGDLLRANVDYFSYHVSIKLHRVERNPNVLDVVGVVMKYSTMDVLPCLKNIVEDVLLQLNSSFQKRNSYAFLKVFYTFTICIKNLTNSKHVSTVHRQSVDTKTESSKIIQSLSEYYEAKKVDEYIDDMEQSCEIREEEEEEKVEVEVNEEENEYQADSIEQEEKNPPSYIKMIEDVMKHCLHFLPSKEIQKSLIAMSTLQEGLEILANWENQLLPIVHLLWHPLVDRFHDENVLLINRAWQLLNTLADVSKDFIRSRTLKQVLPALSKFLSNSSKESYNKSSESIYKFTQTYKLQRELLSTLGQITKNLCLHERETFSVLSIAEPYLNKHQNPLLQVCCVQLYKDIADYNSDIVWVKCLSIFNSKIKKIVLDATFDIKDLMIAENISTNEYFKNVHIIMKYIQDKTSDL; the protein is encoded by the exons atggaACGTCTCCAAATACAAGAGGCATTTACTACATTAAAACCACTTTGTGattctttaatgaaaaatcCAAATGCAAAAAGTGCTCGCGATATTGCTAATGCTTTACCAAATATTTCAGACAAAGTTATTCAGAATttgtttgaatatattttatttccctttatTATTCATCTACCAAATAACACATTAag TAAAACTATGAAAGAGGAGTTAGTCAAGACAACACAGGCAATAATATCAAGAACAAAGATatcaaaagtaaaatacttttgtgaacTATATTCATGccttttaatacaaatttatgacAAATCGCAACAAAGTATGG TGATCATGGGACATGAAGAACTCAAAGAAGCAGTACTTTCATGCATTAAAACTTTGATACATTCTTGTTTCACAGATGTTTTAGAAATCATATATACTAGAGAGAATGCTTCTAAAATAGGACAAGGAATATTGTTGTCAATGACAATAGGAAGGTTTGAAAAATCTGGTTCCCTGAG ATTAAATGCTGTTGAAACAGTAATGGCATTATGTCAAGTTGATGACGAATCAAATagatttgatataatattgcAAGATCAAGTAGCtgatattattatgttatttttaccTGGTATTGTCAGTGGTTTACAGGAAATAGCTATGGGAAGTGAAACTCAAGGACATAAACTTACAATG ataGCACTAAGAGCTTGGGGCAGAGTACTAACTCTCGtaatgaaagataaagaaacataCCAAGAAGATGACGTACCATCCTTGAGtgatttaatcaaaataaataatgagaaTATTAAACCACCAGAAAGCTTCCCaaatatgaaaaatcaaaGTGATTTGGAGAAACATCTTAAAAGTGCaacaagaaataaagaatGGTTTAGTGCTTGTGCAACTAAACTTACAGTACTTATCCaacaattatatacattaacAAGACATTCTCATTATAAAGTTAGggaagaattaattgaaaatattcatttattgcTTACATTATGCCCCAG GAATATGAAACCAAATATTATGTTactaatagaatatttaatatctctaTCGGAGGATGAATTTCCAGTAGTACGAGATAAAGCTGAAGAAGTACTAACTgcaattaacataaatttcatgCGAGATAAGAATATGAGATCCTTAGTGGAATTGTTAGAAGAAAACTTCTATAATCTACTTACAAAATTACCTAGGATTATTAGGAAGTCTG atgATAATGATCAGTTATCATGCTTAAATCAAATTGCTGGTTACTTAAAGCTTCTTGGAGAACAAAGATTGCCTCGTGTTATGATGTCAGCACCTCACGTTAACAGACTAATATTGGCTCTTGTATATGTATCTGAAATAGATTGTagtaatatttctcttttgcaAGTGATAAATGTTAAGGATCTTGATGATCCAGCATACTCATATGGAACACATTTGTGGAGACGATTTAAATTCATCCAAACTAATGAATGTGAAGCGAAAGTTATtgcaatatgtaaatatttaggTGAATTTGGAGATCTTCAAATTGTAGTAGATACTATTTTTGGTCTCATGTTCAATGCACCACAACATAGAAAAGAGTTAATCTTATTACTAAACTGGATAATATATG taccTATTAAggatttatcaattttaccGATTTATGAGGAAATTGttgaattttacataaatccTGAATTTTGGTATCCACcaattgaaacgaataaagatATACCTTTACGAGTTGCACAAGGCAATATAGTACAATGTTGCTTATTATTAGAAGGTTTGGGATTAATAGCTACAAATTTAAAACGCAATTATGATAGACTTCTtcttaaaacattatatattattatagaaagaGCAg GTAGTGGACATAGCCTAATCAGTTTTGTTGGTACTCAAACTCTTGAACAAATTGCAAAATCTCAAGAACATAATACAGTAGGAGATCTTCTACGCGCAAATGTCGACTATTTTTCATATCATGTtagtattaaattacatagaGTAGAACGCAATCCTAATGTACTCGATGTTGTTGGAGTTGTCATGAAATATAGCACAATGGATGTGTTACcctgtttgaaaaatattgtcgAGGATGTGCTACTGCAGTTAAATAGTAGttttcaaaaaagaaattcttatgCTTTCTTAAAagttttttatacttttacaatatgtataaaaaatttaacaaactcTAAACATGTGTCAACAGTACACAGACAGAGTGTAGATACCAAAACTGAATcttcgaaaattattcaatcttTATCAGAGTATTATGAAGCAAAAAAAGTTGACGAATATATAGATGACATGGAACAGTCTTGTGAAAttagagaggaagaggaggaagaaaaagtagaagTAGAAGTGAATGAAGAAGAGAATGAATATCAAGCAGATTCTATAGAACAagaag aaaaaaaTCCACCATCTTACATTAAAATGATTGAAGATGTAATGAAGcattgtttacattttttaccatctaaagaaatacaaaagtcACTGATTGCAATGTCAACCTTACAAGAGGGTCTTGAGATTTTGGCAAATTGGGAAAATCAATTATTACCCATTGTGCACTTACTTTGGCATCCACTAGTAGATAGATTTCATGATGAAAATGTATTACTAATCAATCGAGCATggcaattattaaatacgcTCGCTGATGTTTCAAAAGATTTTATACGATCTAGAACGCTTAA gcAAGTATTACCTGcactttcaaaatttctaaGCAATTCCTCTAAAGAAAGCTATAACAAGAGCTCTGAAAGTATCTATAAGTTTACTCAAACTTATAAATTGCAAAGAGAACTACTTTCTACCTTAGGGCagataacaaaaaatttatgtCTTCACGAACGAGAAACATTCAGTGTTTTAAGTATTGCAGAGCCATATCTTAACAAACATCAAAATCCCCTATtacaa gTATGTTGTGTACAGTTGTATAAGGATATTGCGGATTATAATAGTGATATCGTTTGGGTGAAATGTCTTAgcatatttaattctaaaataaaaaaaatagttcTGGATGCAACATTTGATATTAAAGACTTGAtg aTTGCCGAAAACATTTCaacgaatgaatatttcaaaaatgtacatattattatgaaatacatcCAAGATAAGACTTCTGATCTTTAA
- the LOC122567181 gene encoding TELO2-interacting protein 1 homolog isoform X2, whose amino-acid sequence MKEELVKTTQAIISRTKISKVKYFCELYSCLLIQIYDKSQQSMVIMGHEELKEAVLSCIKTLIHSCFTDVLEIIYTRENASKIGQGILLSMTIGRFEKSGSLRLNAVETVMALCQVDDESNRFDIILQDQVADIIMLFLPGIVSGLQEIAMGSETQGHKLTMIALRAWGRVLTLVMKDKETYQEDDVPSLSDLIKINNENIKPPESFPNMKNQSDLEKHLKSATRNKEWFSACATKLTVLIQQLYTLTRHSHYKVREELIENIHLLLTLCPRNMKPNIMLLIEYLISLSEDEFPVVRDKAEEVLTAININFMRDKNMRSLVELLEENFYNLLTKLPRIIRKSDDNDQLSCLNQIAGYLKLLGEQRLPRVMMSAPHVNRLILALVYVSEIDCSNISLLQVINVKDLDDPAYSYGTHLWRRFKFIQTNECEAKVIAICKYLGEFGDLQIVVDTIFGLMFNAPQHRKELILLLNWIIYVPIKDLSILPIYEEIVEFYINPEFWYPPIETNKDIPLRVAQGNIVQCCLLLEGLGLIATNLKRNYDRLLLKTLYIIIERAGSGHSLISFVGTQTLEQIAKSQEHNTVGDLLRANVDYFSYHVSIKLHRVERNPNVLDVVGVVMKYSTMDVLPCLKNIVEDVLLQLNSSFQKRNSYAFLKVFYTFTICIKNLTNSKHVSTVHRQSVDTKTESSKIIQSLSEYYEAKKVDEYIDDMEQSCEIREEEEEEKVEVEVNEEENEYQADSIEQEEKNPPSYIKMIEDVMKHCLHFLPSKEIQKSLIAMSTLQEGLEILANWENQLLPIVHLLWHPLVDRFHDENVLLINRAWQLLNTLADVSKDFIRSRTLKQVLPALSKFLSNSSKESYNKSSESIYKFTQTYKLQRELLSTLGQITKNLCLHERETFSVLSIAEPYLNKHQNPLLQVCCVQLYKDIADYNSDIVWVKCLSIFNSKIKKIVLDATFDIKDLMIAENISTNEYFKNVHIIMKYIQDKTSDL is encoded by the exons ATGAAAGAGGAGTTAGTCAAGACAACACAGGCAATAATATCAAGAACAAAGATatcaaaagtaaaatacttttgtgaacTATATTCATGccttttaatacaaatttatgacAAATCGCAACAAAGTATGG TGATCATGGGACATGAAGAACTCAAAGAAGCAGTACTTTCATGCATTAAAACTTTGATACATTCTTGTTTCACAGATGTTTTAGAAATCATATATACTAGAGAGAATGCTTCTAAAATAGGACAAGGAATATTGTTGTCAATGACAATAGGAAGGTTTGAAAAATCTGGTTCCCTGAG ATTAAATGCTGTTGAAACAGTAATGGCATTATGTCAAGTTGATGACGAATCAAATagatttgatataatattgcAAGATCAAGTAGCtgatattattatgttatttttaccTGGTATTGTCAGTGGTTTACAGGAAATAGCTATGGGAAGTGAAACTCAAGGACATAAACTTACAATG ataGCACTAAGAGCTTGGGGCAGAGTACTAACTCTCGtaatgaaagataaagaaacataCCAAGAAGATGACGTACCATCCTTGAGtgatttaatcaaaataaataatgagaaTATTAAACCACCAGAAAGCTTCCCaaatatgaaaaatcaaaGTGATTTGGAGAAACATCTTAAAAGTGCaacaagaaataaagaatGGTTTAGTGCTTGTGCAACTAAACTTACAGTACTTATCCaacaattatatacattaacAAGACATTCTCATTATAAAGTTAGggaagaattaattgaaaatattcatttattgcTTACATTATGCCCCAG GAATATGAAACCAAATATTATGTTactaatagaatatttaatatctctaTCGGAGGATGAATTTCCAGTAGTACGAGATAAAGCTGAAGAAGTACTAACTgcaattaacataaatttcatgCGAGATAAGAATATGAGATCCTTAGTGGAATTGTTAGAAGAAAACTTCTATAATCTACTTACAAAATTACCTAGGATTATTAGGAAGTCTG atgATAATGATCAGTTATCATGCTTAAATCAAATTGCTGGTTACTTAAAGCTTCTTGGAGAACAAAGATTGCCTCGTGTTATGATGTCAGCACCTCACGTTAACAGACTAATATTGGCTCTTGTATATGTATCTGAAATAGATTGTagtaatatttctcttttgcaAGTGATAAATGTTAAGGATCTTGATGATCCAGCATACTCATATGGAACACATTTGTGGAGACGATTTAAATTCATCCAAACTAATGAATGTGAAGCGAAAGTTATtgcaatatgtaaatatttaggTGAATTTGGAGATCTTCAAATTGTAGTAGATACTATTTTTGGTCTCATGTTCAATGCACCACAACATAGAAAAGAGTTAATCTTATTACTAAACTGGATAATATATG taccTATTAAggatttatcaattttaccGATTTATGAGGAAATTGttgaattttacataaatccTGAATTTTGGTATCCACcaattgaaacgaataaagatATACCTTTACGAGTTGCACAAGGCAATATAGTACAATGTTGCTTATTATTAGAAGGTTTGGGATTAATAGCTACAAATTTAAAACGCAATTATGATAGACTTCTtcttaaaacattatatattattatagaaagaGCAg GTAGTGGACATAGCCTAATCAGTTTTGTTGGTACTCAAACTCTTGAACAAATTGCAAAATCTCAAGAACATAATACAGTAGGAGATCTTCTACGCGCAAATGTCGACTATTTTTCATATCATGTtagtattaaattacatagaGTAGAACGCAATCCTAATGTACTCGATGTTGTTGGAGTTGTCATGAAATATAGCACAATGGATGTGTTACcctgtttgaaaaatattgtcgAGGATGTGCTACTGCAGTTAAATAGTAGttttcaaaaaagaaattcttatgCTTTCTTAAAagttttttatacttttacaatatgtataaaaaatttaacaaactcTAAACATGTGTCAACAGTACACAGACAGAGTGTAGATACCAAAACTGAATcttcgaaaattattcaatcttTATCAGAGTATTATGAAGCAAAAAAAGTTGACGAATATATAGATGACATGGAACAGTCTTGTGAAAttagagaggaagaggaggaagaaaaagtagaagTAGAAGTGAATGAAGAAGAGAATGAATATCAAGCAGATTCTATAGAACAagaag aaaaaaaTCCACCATCTTACATTAAAATGATTGAAGATGTAATGAAGcattgtttacattttttaccatctaaagaaatacaaaagtcACTGATTGCAATGTCAACCTTACAAGAGGGTCTTGAGATTTTGGCAAATTGGGAAAATCAATTATTACCCATTGTGCACTTACTTTGGCATCCACTAGTAGATAGATTTCATGATGAAAATGTATTACTAATCAATCGAGCATggcaattattaaatacgcTCGCTGATGTTTCAAAAGATTTTATACGATCTAGAACGCTTAA gcAAGTATTACCTGcactttcaaaatttctaaGCAATTCCTCTAAAGAAAGCTATAACAAGAGCTCTGAAAGTATCTATAAGTTTACTCAAACTTATAAATTGCAAAGAGAACTACTTTCTACCTTAGGGCagataacaaaaaatttatgtCTTCACGAACGAGAAACATTCAGTGTTTTAAGTATTGCAGAGCCATATCTTAACAAACATCAAAATCCCCTATtacaa gTATGTTGTGTACAGTTGTATAAGGATATTGCGGATTATAATAGTGATATCGTTTGGGTGAAATGTCTTAgcatatttaattctaaaataaaaaaaatagttcTGGATGCAACATTTGATATTAAAGACTTGAtg aTTGCCGAAAACATTTCaacgaatgaatatttcaaaaatgtacatattattatgaaatacatcCAAGATAAGACTTCTGATCTTTAA
- the LOC122566650 gene encoding uncharacterized protein LOC122566650, with protein MDYPLDRCSERAVSKLANHQPVHATQHLIQSQPSLQYQSTNSHIVQQSSTGTYAQQFPYIDDRSQVQLQERLILYRITSNYNGGFQSLDDAADEVKEAGNTSILNMDNRHNFDLSLDQLDSAELADFETALSEHLSSGLSISDFITLETNKETNAGPSNTEQNNTADNFTSIINNAIQELCTLDNMYESMSETNGVINAGPSDIENDCI; from the exons ATGGATTATCCACTGGATAGATGTTCAGAAAGAGCAGTTTCAAAATTGGCGA ATCACCAACCAGTTCATGCGACTCAGCATTTAATTCAATCACAACCATCACTGCAATACCAATCAACAAACAGTCATATCGTACAACAATCATCAACTGGAACGTATGCACAACAATTTCCATATATAGATGATAGATCACAAGTACAGTTGCAAGaacgattaatattatacagaatAACATCAAACTATAATGGAGGATTTCAATCGTTGGATGATGctg caGATGAAGTGAAAGAGGCAGGTAACACAAGCATTTTAAATATGGACAATAGACATAATTTTGACTTGAGTCTCGATCAACTTGATTCGGCAGAACTCGCCGATTTTGAAACTGCTCTTTCTGAACATCTATCCAGTGGATTATCcatttcagattttattaCG TTGGAAAcgaacaaagaaacaaatgcAGGGCCAAGCAACACCGAACAAAATAACACTGCCGATAATTTTACAAGCATTATTAATAACGCTATTCAGGAACTGTGCACTTTAGATAATATGTATGAATCAATGTCGGAAACGAACGGAGTAATAAACGCAGGACCAAGCGACATCGAAAATG attgtatataa